A stretch of DNA from Candidatus Cloacimonadota bacterium:
ACAAGTTGGATTTTGTTCCTCATCTGGCTTGCGGAATAATTTAACCACTTTTCCGTATAGTTTGTCATTTTCCATCCATATTTTTACAATGGATTTTACTTCACCTGTTTCATCATCAATAGTTTTCCAGTAACCGATTGGTGATAAATTTTCTGCGAATAAACTCACAGTTGCAAAACATAAAATAACTGTAAGTATTATAATTGATTTGATACCTGACATTTTTACACTCCTTCCTTATTTTTTTATTTTGCAGAAACTTAATTTTTTATCTTGGAAATACCGTGTCAATATTCCCGAAAAAATAAAAAGCATCACTTTCTTAAAGATGCTTTGGAAAATATTGCTTTCGGTATTTCCACATCAAACTCAATGGAATCTATGATAAATTCTGTTCCTTTGCCTTTTTTTAGAACATCTTTAAATATCATTCTTTTAGGATACCAGCGTTTCCCTATCTTGAAGACTTCTTTTATCTCCGTGGTTTTAAGCAGTTTCCCGCTTTTCCCAAAACGCTCCTCTCGCAGTGGAAGATAACGTTCTTTATCTATCCACACCTTTTTGGTTTGATATGCTGCATCTTCCACCTTTGCGCTTAATAGAACGGCCCAGCACTCTCTTTCATTAATAATTTCTTCACCTGTAATTTCCGCATTATATATTTTAGTCAGTTCATTTTCTTCCATCATATCTTCATAGGAAAGATCGGAACCCATCACAGATTGACGCAGCATGTGACCGGATATTTGAATAATTCTATCTGAAGACGGATTGTATATCCACAGTTTATCTTTTAGTTTCAACATTTTTGTTCCTGCATCTCTGGGTGGAGAAAGATATTCGGAGAAAGACCTGTTTTCGCCTTCTGCCCAGGATTTTATCTCCATTGTTCTGCTTCCTCTTCTTCCGTGCACTATCATGCGTGAAGTTGATACTGCATTTCTGGAATACATATTATCATCTACTTTTCGGATAAGTTCATTCCCATCAGGAAATTCAGCATAAAGAAAATTTGTCATTAAAATAAAAAATAATAAAACCAACCATTGAAAAAGTTTAGCAGGAAGAAATATCTTATAAACCTTTTCAAGATAAATGTTCTTTTTCATGTTTCCAACTCCTTGAATAATTGTGCTGTATTTCGTTTATAAATTCCAATACCGGGTATCATTGCTCCAATTACAGAGGAAAGCACTCCGGGCAGGAAACCGATGTAATAACTCACCGGAGTTACTTGTGCCTTCATAGTTGTGCTCATTATCATCTTTGTATCCTTCATTAATGAGCTTATATCAATTCCGATATATTGCAGGATATAGGAAAATATCAGTCCTGTCGCCGTGCCTATCACAGTTCCCGCTATTCCCACAAATAGAGATTCTAATATCATTGAGCGATAAATATGACCTTTGCTTTCTCCGATAGCCAATCGCACTCCAATCTCTCCGTAGCGGCGAATACCGTTCATCAGACCGGAATTCCAGAGCACAAGCGACATCAAGAATACAAATATGAAAATGAACATACCCGATCTTTCATTGATCATAGAAAGCATGATCTCAAGATTATTCTGAGAAATTAAAGGCAGCATTACAGGTGAGAATTCATCTTTTTCATCCATAAATTTCTTATTGAAATTATCAGCTATGATCATCGTTTGTTCTTGGTTGTATAGGGGCAGGAATCCCAAAATCTCACTGGCAGCATTTTCCATATCCAGTAGTAATTGTGCATCTGAAATATCGGTTATCACAGCTCCGCGGTCCATTCCCATTATTCCAAAAATAACAGTTCCGCTCACCGTGAAATTCTGCATTGCCATAGAACCGTACATGGTAGAACTGATTATTGTAACTTTGTCGTTGAGCTTAATTCCGAGTTTTTCTGTCAGTTCATAGCTGATGAGGATCTCCCCGCTTTTTTGAGGAAGTTTCCCAGTATAGATTGCTTTATCCAGGTTTAGAAGTTCAAGTTCTTTTGAATTTGAGAACAGGTCAACTGCCATTCCCATTACTTCGCCCTGCTCTTTGGTCTCGCCTTTTTCATCGGGCAGGTCCAGCAGACCTCCAAAATAGATGCGTGGCAGCCAGGTCATTTCCGGGTATTCTTTCTGTAGTTCAGCTTCCATTTCTTTGATGCCGATAATACCCAGGTCAAAAGGTTTCTGGTCTATCATTTCATGATAAGCTCTTGTAATTATTTTAACATGACCCGTATCAAAACGGGCATTTTCCTGAATCGTCATCGTGAGATAACCCATAAGCCAGCTGTAAACTACTACCGTTAACATCACTCCGGCAGAGATGATCAGAATAGGGAAAAAGCTCCTGGTGCGATCTCTTAGAAGTCCTTTTGTTAAAAATTTAAACATTGTTTTATCCTTTTTTACCATGTTGGTTCAACCATCCTGGTTGAACCATTAGTTTCTCTTCAACACCGTCTCGGTGTTGTATATCGTACCTGTAACATTTTCTTTTTCCCGACCGATACGGTCGGCTTTAACATTTCATTCAACCGGGACGGTTGAACGAGCGAACTCCCTCTCCTTGCAGGAGAGGGTTGGGGTGAGGTTTCATTTTGTCATCTTTCCACGCAGGGCGTCGGTCGGTTTCAGTTTCGCTATCTTTCTGGTAGGAAGAAAACTAACTATGGTTGTTGTTATCAGTACCAGAATTATCGTTCCAACCACCAGCTTCCAGCCATAAACCGGATATAAAGCATTCTCTAATCCGCTCAAGCCGAATTCTGCAGCATCAACCCCGATATTCATTCCTACTTTTTGGAAGTGTTTCAAAAGGGGAATTCCATAAATGGCACCGAGAAGAATTGCCAGAATTGCATGTAAAGAGCCTTCTAAAGTAAATAGTCTGATTATTTTAGAGCGACTCATTCCAAGAGCCATCATAGTTCCCATTTCTTTTCTGCGTCGGAAAATTGCCAGTATCTGTGTATCAAAAATCGCTATCATTGCCAGAAAAAGAAGCAACAGATACATAATTGAAGAACCGATGGTTTTTGCTTGTATCATAGAATTCAGGTCTTGCAAAAGGAAGTTAATATCTTTGCGTTCCCAGTCAGCAAGTTCTGGAGCGAAATCTTCACTCTTTACCACAATTATGGAAGCTTCCCCTGGTAATCCCAGCATATTCTGCAGAGTGTTCAATGGAATCCATATCTGGTTGTTTTCCACTGTAAGCACGGTTGTTTCAAAAATATGAACTATCCTCACATCCACAGCATCAAAAGCACCGTGTTTATCTCGCCAGCGCACAGTAACAAAATCTCCTTGCTGTAGTTTCAAATTATCTGCCATCCGTTTTCCGATAATGCATTCTAATTGATTATCATTTTCACTTATGTATTTTGTTGGAATCTTAAGCAACTTCTGAGCAGGATTGATACCTTTCAAAATAATGCTGCGCATTCTACCATCAGGATAGATGGTTGCAGGTGCAAGAAGAATTGGAATAGCTTCCTCTCGTTCAATTTCATTGACTAATTCTTTCGGAATAGGAGCATGGCTGTCTTCATAAGAAAATGGATCGTAAGGATCATAATTCTGCTGCCAGTATTGTCCGCCGCCGATATCCCATTCTTGGATTTCCCTGGAAGCATCGTCTTTCCAACCAATGAAAAATCCCTGCAGAGAGATAATTCCAAAATAAGCAAGTGAAAGTATGAATATGTTCAACCATGTACGGAAACCTGCACCGATAATATTTTTATAAGCGAGTTTGATTATCATAATCATCCTCCATTCACTATTTCGTCTTTATCCACTTTTCCATCCAGAAGTGAAATTTTTCTTCTTAGATATTTAATCACTTTGGCATCATGTGTTGCAAAAATGAAAGTGGTTCCTAACTCTTTATTGATTTTTTTCATAGTCTTTAATATATGATGAGAATTCTCTGCATCCAGATTGGCGGTTGGCTCATCTGCCAGAACAAGGTCCGGTTTTTTTACTATAGCCCTGGCTATTGCCACTCGCTGGCATTCTCCACCAGAAAGCTGTGCAGGTTTTGATTTTACTTTATCTGATAATCCAAGCCATTCAAGTGCATTATCAACGGCTTTCTTGCGTTTGGGTGCAGCCATTCCTAGTAGCAATAATGGGAATTCAACATTTTCAAAAACCGTATAAACCGGAAGGAGATTATAGGTTTGAAAAATAAAACCGATATGTTCGCTCCTTAACTTTGCAGCTTTTTTAGCTGAAAGTTTATCAACAGAATTTCCCATAACACAGACATTTCCTTCACTTTGCGTATCCAGTGAACCGATGATATTTAAGAGTGTTGTTTTCCCTGAACCACTTGGTCCAACTATTCCTGTGAATTCACTTTTTGAAAATTCCAGATTGATATTTTTCAATGCGGTAAATTTTCCTCCACCCATCGGGTAATGCTTTGTCATATTTTGGATTTTGATAAGTCCGTTTTTCATATTCACCTCATTTTTTTAGCCACCTGCCTTTTTTTCTAGAGTCGTTGTCTCTTCGTTCCTTACGACTCGAAATTAGAATCCTAAAAATTATAAACCACCATCACTTGAACTGATTTACCATCCATTGATGTTTGATTTGCACTTAAATTGCTGATTTCAGGATTCCAGAATAAATTCAAATAAATACTCCAATAATCAAAATTAAGCTGGTAGGAAAGATATCTATAAAAATTTCTATTCTTCCAGTCATAAATTAGAATAGTAGAAATATTATCTAATAAACCAATTGGGTAATTCAACGAGATTGCAGTAGAATTTGTTTCATAATTACTTTTAAGTACTTTTGAAGAATTTGAGTAAATAAAATGTTCACAAAGTATGCATAATCCATTTCCAAAAGGGATTGAATAATCCGCTCCGATTGTCAGGAATTTTTCCCAGTTTGGAGTAAATTCATTTTTGCTGTATTTAGATGCAACTGCTTCAATCCATAATCCTATCTCAAAATCCCAACGGGCATCAAACCCGAATCTGTTTTCAAAAGTATTATCAACTTCCAGTTCTCGGTGATGATAGGAAAGAGCTGCTTCACAGAATTCAAAAGGATATTGGATTCTGCCACCGAACTCTAAACTGTTTTCTTTTGATGTAAGTTTTTCCAACCCTTTTAGCTCATCTTTCGCATAGATTCCCCAGAACCAGACATTTGCATTGTTAAGGAAATAATACCTGAATAAAGCTGCTCGCACTGCTTCCGTTTCTTCCTGGGGGTTTCGGGGATCAATAGTGTCAAACCATTTGAGAGAGCGAAGAAGCTGAGCAGGACCAAAATTGATCTTCTGTAAACCAATCCGTGCTTCCAGCTGATTAGTTGAATATCTCATCCATCCACGATAAATTTCAGCATCCTTATCCTCAAAGGATATTGAATCATTCTTTCTATATTCAAAAGAAAAATTAGCAATAGTTTCAAAGTCAATCCCGAATTTTTCTTTTTGTATCATATTCAATGAAATCGTCGGTTTATATTGAACTCCAAGATGATACTTTTGAGAGCTGGATTCATCAAATATTGTTGCCCAACTCCAGAAGTCGTTCTTAAATTTGAAAACCTCTGCCTGGATTTGAGAGCAAAGTAAAATCAACAGAAAGAATATTTTAACTTTCATCTGGAAATCACCTTTAAGTTATATGGAGTAGCCGAGTCCCTCGGCTATATTCGGCAAGAGACTTGCCGACTCCAAATAGTCTTCAAATTTTCATGATCCTTTCAGGCTCGGCGCCCAGACGGATGCGTCCCGACCTGTTTTCGGGACATATATGTTTCATTATATTTTTCCATAATTGCATCAATAATTTGTTCATCAAATATCTTTATAGAACCTTCCGGAGCGCCCAATATTCTTTGGACAGACATCTGATATAAATTCAAATGCCTTTGAAACTCATTGATGTTATCAGGATTTTCATCCAGGCTCATCATTAATTTTGCATTATATTCTCCCATGGAGGTTCCAAAAAGCAGGATGATACGGGCGGTTTCTACAGGATATTCTATATCAAATGAACCTTCGTTTTTCCCCTGTTCGAATATCTTACTCAACAAAGGAAGTGTTGTTTCCACAGCCCTTTTGTTCATCTTGTAACGCAGAAGTAAATTCTTATCATTGTAGAGGGTATTTATAAGTGTTTTTATCAAACTTATGTTTTCAGCTTTATACATACCTGCCTGACGATAGAATTCATTTAATTTTGTAATCGCATCCAA
This window harbors:
- a CDS encoding FtsX-like permease family protein; the protein is MFKFLTKGLLRDRTRSFFPILIISAGVMLTVVVYSWLMGYLTMTIQENARFDTGHVKIITRAYHEMIDQKPFDLGIIGIKEMEAELQKEYPEMTWLPRIYFGGLLDLPDEKGETKEQGEVMGMAVDLFSNSKELELLNLDKAIYTGKLPQKSGEILISYELTEKLGIKLNDKVTIISSTMYGSMAMQNFTVSGTVIFGIMGMDRGAVITDISDAQLLLDMENAASEILGFLPLYNQEQTMIIADNFNKKFMDEKDEFSPVMLPLISQNNLEIMLSMINERSGMFIFIFVFLMSLVLWNSGLMNGIRRYGEIGVRLAIGESKGHIYRSMILESLFVGIAGTVIGTATGLIFSYILQYIGIDISSLMKDTKMIMSTTMKAQVTPVSYYIGFLPGVLSSVIGAMIPGIGIYKRNTAQLFKELET
- a CDS encoding TetR/AcrR family transcriptional regulator, producing the protein MVRIIKKYEERKKEIVDTAQSLFYQKGYEKTSVNFIIETIGISKGTFYYYFKSKEDLLDSIVEEFTKEIISKLEPVVNNNSLDAITKLNEFYRQAGMYKAENISLIKTLINTLYNDKNLLLRYKMNKRAVETTLPLLSKIFEQGKNEGSFDIEYPVETARIILLFGTSMGEYNAKLMMSLDENPDNINEFQRHLNLYQMSVQRILGAPEGSIKIFDEQIIDAIMEKYNETYMSRKQVGTHPSGRRA
- a CDS encoding outer membrane lipoprotein-sorting protein, which produces MKKNIYLEKVYKIFLPAKLFQWLVLLFFILMTNFLYAEFPDGNELIRKVDDNMYSRNAVSTSRMIVHGRRGSRTMEIKSWAEGENRSFSEYLSPPRDAGTKMLKLKDKLWIYNPSSDRIIQISGHMLRQSVMGSDLSYEDMMEENELTKIYNAEITGEEIINERECWAVLLSAKVEDAAYQTKKVWIDKERYLPLREERFGKSGKLLKTTEIKEVFKIGKRWYPKRMIFKDVLKKGKGTEFIIDSIEFDVEIPKAIFSKASLRK
- a CDS encoding FtsX-like permease family protein: MIIKLAYKNIIGAGFRTWLNIFILSLAYFGIISLQGFFIGWKDDASREIQEWDIGGGQYWQQNYDPYDPFSYEDSHAPIPKELVNEIEREEAIPILLAPATIYPDGRMRSIILKGINPAQKLLKIPTKYISENDNQLECIIGKRMADNLKLQQGDFVTVRWRDKHGAFDAVDVRIVHIFETTVLTVENNQIWIPLNTLQNMLGLPGEASIIVVKSEDFAPELADWERKDINFLLQDLNSMIQAKTIGSSIMYLLLLFLAMIAIFDTQILAIFRRRKEMGTMMALGMSRSKIIRLFTLEGSLHAILAILLGAIYGIPLLKHFQKVGMNIGVDAAEFGLSGLENALYPVYGWKLVVGTIILVLITTTIVSFLPTRKIAKLKPTDALRGKMTK
- a CDS encoding ABC transporter ATP-binding protein, with the protein product MKNGLIKIQNMTKHYPMGGGKFTALKNINLEFSKSEFTGIVGPSGSGKTTLLNIIGSLDTQSEGNVCVMGNSVDKLSAKKAAKLRSEHIGFIFQTYNLLPVYTVFENVEFPLLLLGMAAPKRKKAVDNALEWLGLSDKVKSKPAQLSGGECQRVAIARAIVKKPDLVLADEPTANLDAENSHHILKTMKKINKELGTTFIFATHDAKVIKYLRRKISLLDGKVDKDEIVNGG